A stretch of [Clostridium] innocuum DNA encodes these proteins:
- a CDS encoding peptide deformylase encodes MSLNYDDIVKDTDAIVRTKSEPVTLPLCAEDETLLHDMLTYVKDSQDAEIAEKENLRPAVGIAAIQLGVPKRMLAVVVPNEEGVDEYALVNPRIVSESVQRAYLKNGEGCLSVENEHEGIVPRAARITVKGYDLLQKQEITIKAKNYLAIVLQHEIDHFSGTLFYDRINKQDPWREDPTAIVIE; translated from the coding sequence ATGAGTTTGAACTATGATGATATTGTAAAAGATACAGATGCAATCGTTCGTACGAAAAGTGAACCTGTCACGCTTCCCCTCTGTGCTGAGGATGAAACGCTGCTGCATGACATGCTGACCTATGTCAAAGACTCACAGGATGCAGAAATTGCAGAGAAAGAGAATCTTCGTCCTGCGGTGGGAATCGCCGCTATACAGCTTGGCGTTCCGAAAAGAATGCTGGCCGTGGTTGTCCCTAATGAGGAGGGGGTTGATGAATATGCGCTTGTCAATCCGCGAATCGTATCCGAGTCCGTGCAGCGCGCCTATCTGAAAAACGGAGAGGGCTGCCTGTCCGTTGAGAATGAGCATGAGGGTATCGTGCCCAGAGCTGCGCGAATCACCGTGAAGGGATATGATCTGCTGCAGAAGCAGGAAATAACGATAAAGGCTAAAAATTATCTGGCCATTGTCCTTCAGCATGAAATCGATCATTTTTCAGGAACGTTGTTTTATGACCGCATAAACAAACAGGATCCATGGCGGGAGGATCCAACAGCAATCGTCATTGAATAA
- a CDS encoding metallophosphoesterase has protein sequence MVKKLLKIVSVLILLALIVAGVFFYSIYISVDRVNLSYQTISSSKIPEDMNDLKIAFISDIKYNEYMNKERLTSMISKLNTTGADVVIFGGDMFSNPQTKAPDSQMSKDLTTILKSIDAPLGKFAVLGDEDLANDKTKKIVSQILYDSDFEILSDTSIRLRNKGDSSISLIGLNNMLNGDPQPDRAMKKVSEDEFNILVTHCPDIVKTSGINTKYLNLIIAGHSLGGQIYLPLLGPLHTMEGAATYNHGSYDINGTSLYVSNGLGTKDIDMRLLAPPQILVFRLQHESGKK, from the coding sequence ATGGTAAAAAAACTACTTAAAATCGTTTCTGTCCTGATACTTCTTGCTCTGATCGTCGCCGGAGTCTTCTTCTACTCCATCTATATTTCCGTAGACCGTGTGAACCTCTCCTATCAGACGATTTCCTCCAGCAAGATACCGGAAGATATGAACGATTTGAAAATCGCATTCATCAGCGATATCAAATACAATGAATACATGAACAAAGAACGTCTTACGAGTATGATCAGCAAGCTGAATACAACCGGTGCCGATGTTGTGATTTTCGGTGGTGACATGTTCTCCAACCCGCAGACAAAGGCTCCGGATTCTCAGATGAGCAAGGATTTGACAACCATCCTGAAAAGCATCGATGCACCACTTGGCAAGTTCGCCGTTCTCGGTGATGAGGATCTGGCGAATGACAAGACAAAGAAGATCGTTTCTCAGATTTTATATGACAGCGATTTTGAAATTCTGAGTGATACCAGTATACGGCTCAGAAACAAGGGCGATTCCAGCATATCACTGATCGGTTTAAACAATATGCTGAACGGCGATCCGCAGCCGGACAGGGCTATGAAAAAGGTCAGTGAGGACGAATTTAATATTCTGGTGACGCACTGTCCCGATATTGTAAAAACAAGCGGAATCAATACAAAATATCTCAATCTGATCATCGCGGGGCATTCTTTGGGCGGACAGATCTATCTGCCGCTATTAGGACCGCTGCATACCATGGAAGGAGCTGCAACCTATAATCACGGCTCCTATGATATCAATGGTACCAGTCTGTATGTATCCAATGGTCTTGGAACCAAGGATATCGACATGCGCCTGCTGGCTCCTCCGCAAATTCTTGTATTCCGTCTCCAGCATGAGTCCGGAAAGAAGTAA
- the pheS gene encoding phenylalanine--tRNA ligase subunit alpha, whose translation MEKLTSIKEEGLSQIEACEDLAQLQQLRVLYLGKKGPIQEVMKSMKDLPKEERPAFGQQVNEVKTLFANAIEERRAVLEVAEMEKRIAEEKIDITLSGQKPNLGNAHPLMIVQQEMEDLFIGLGYTVEEGPEVEMDLYNFERANIPKDHPARDMQDTFYINAEELLRTHTTAIQTRQLEKFAQEGKELIKVICPGKVYRRDDDDATHSHQFMQCEGLVVGEHITLSDLKGTLQFLAQKMFGEERVIRFRPSYFQFTEPSVEVDVSCHVCGGKGCPVCKGTGWIEILGAGMVHPNVLSMAGYDAEKLSGFAFGIGIERVAMLKYGITDIRNFYTNDIRFLKTFNRFE comes from the coding sequence ATGGAAAAGCTAACGAGTATCAAAGAAGAAGGTCTTTCCCAAATCGAAGCATGTGAGGACCTTGCCCAGCTGCAGCAGCTGCGTGTGCTGTATCTTGGTAAAAAAGGGCCGATTCAGGAAGTGATGAAATCCATGAAGGATTTGCCGAAGGAGGAGCGCCCGGCATTTGGTCAGCAGGTAAATGAGGTTAAGACCCTGTTTGCGAATGCGATTGAAGAACGCAGGGCAGTTTTGGAAGTCGCAGAAATGGAAAAGAGGATTGCGGAAGAAAAAATTGATATCACCCTGTCCGGTCAGAAGCCGAATCTGGGCAATGCACATCCGCTGATGATCGTACAGCAGGAAATGGAGGATTTATTCATCGGTCTGGGCTACACGGTAGAGGAAGGCCCGGAAGTAGAGATGGATCTCTATAACTTTGAGCGTGCCAACATACCAAAGGATCACCCGGCCCGGGATATGCAGGATACCTTTTACATAAATGCGGAAGAGCTTCTGCGTACACATACCACGGCAATTCAGACAAGACAGCTTGAAAAATTTGCTCAGGAGGGCAAGGAGCTGATCAAGGTCATCTGTCCCGGGAAGGTATATCGCCGTGACGATGACGATGCAACCCATTCCCATCAGTTTATGCAGTGTGAGGGGCTGGTTGTCGGTGAACACATCACGCTGTCCGATTTAAAGGGGACGCTGCAGTTTCTGGCACAGAAGATGTTTGGGGAAGAACGTGTGATACGGTTCCGTCCAAGCTATTTCCAGTTTACAGAACCAAGTGTGGAGGTTGATGTCAGCTGTCATGTATGTGGTGGCAAGGGCTGTCCGGTCTGCAAGGGAACCGGCTGGATTGAAATTCTGGGTGCCGGCATGGTACATCCGAATGTTCTTTCCATGGCAGGATATGATGCGGAAAAGCTGAGCGGTTTTGCTTTCGGTATCGGAATTGAACGAGTGGCAATGCTGAAATACGGAATTACGGATATCCGTAATTTCTATACCAATGACATTCGTTTCTTGAAGACATTCAACCGGTTTGAGTAG
- a CDS encoding FtsW/RodA/SpoVE family cell cycle protein, with translation MRIKNIVLTLKMPKKFDFLMQFAVLILILFGTLMIVSTNVGNTTKDPYIIPKVLAKQLFFIIVSYVLMTFFANNFTMKRAQKLFPIFGIGIIIALFSTQLFEGVLGSKAWIRIPIPGLGEMTIQPSEFAKVYMVVVMAVFVELTARRRKFKFWTIVRIPVYFFMVIAAAILLQKDLGTLFVLVLLCAICFLIPSHISLRKQQRWVRLGLIIGCISIVFIMSEPVIDFLNGIGPLQHVAVRIENALNPFTDPHNNGYQLINGLYGFARSGFTGVGLGNSIQKYGYLTQSDNDFILSIIVEELGIFGLMVVVLGYVVILQRLFYYAFHTKSEGYKVILVGTAMYIFIHFALNVGGVSGLIPLTGVPLLFISSGGSSLMSIMTAIGISQSVISRIRRQGSVAVSAAAKQLPHT, from the coding sequence ATGCGGATAAAAAATATAGTCCTAACGCTGAAGATGCCGAAAAAATTTGATTTTCTAATGCAGTTTGCCGTGCTGATTCTAATCCTGTTCGGTACTCTGATGATCGTATCCACCAATGTTGGAAATACGACCAAGGATCCCTATATCATACCCAAGGTTCTGGCAAAGCAGCTGTTTTTTATCATCGTATCCTATGTGCTGATGACCTTTTTTGCGAATAATTTTACAATGAAGCGCGCACAAAAGCTGTTTCCTATCTTTGGTATCGGCATCATCATCGCATTGTTTTCCACACAGCTGTTTGAAGGTGTGCTGGGAAGTAAGGCATGGATTCGTATTCCGATACCCGGTCTTGGCGAAATGACGATTCAGCCGTCAGAGTTCGCAAAGGTTTATATGGTTGTCGTGATGGCGGTATTTGTAGAGCTGACGGCCCGAAGGCGCAAGTTTAAGTTTTGGACGATTGTCCGTATTCCGGTATATTTTTTCATGGTAATCGCAGCCGCTATCCTGCTGCAGAAGGACTTGGGAACTCTTTTTGTTCTGGTTCTGCTGTGTGCCATCTGTTTTCTGATACCTTCGCATATCAGCTTGCGCAAGCAGCAGCGATGGGTGCGTCTCGGATTGATCATCGGATGTATCAGCATTGTATTTATCATGAGTGAGCCTGTTATTGATTTCCTGAACGGCATCGGACCTTTACAGCATGTTGCCGTCCGTATTGAAAATGCGCTGAATCCGTTTACGGACCCGCATAACAACGGGTATCAGCTGATCAACGGTCTGTATGGCTTTGCCCGCAGCGGCTTTACGGGAGTCGGACTGGGAAATTCCATTCAGAAATACGGTTATCTGACACAGTCGGACAATGACTTTATCCTGTCGATCATCGTTGAGGAGCTGGGGATTTTCGGACTTATGGTCGTTGTGCTTGGCTATGTGGTCATTTTGCAGCGGCTGTTCTATTATGCCTTTCACACGAAGAGTGAGGGCTATAAGGTCATACTGGTAGGAACCGCCATGTATATTTTCATTCACTTTGCACTGAATGTCGGCGGAGTGAGCGGCCTGATTCCGCTGACCGGGGTACCGCTGCTGTTTATTTCCAGCGGAGGGTCCTCCCTGATGTCCATTATGACGGCAATCGGTATTTCCCAGTCTGTCATTTCCAGAATACGAAGACAGGGCAGTGTGGCAGTCAGTGCGGCAGCCAAGCAGCTGCCACATACATAA
- the pheT gene encoding phenylalanine--tRNA ligase subunit beta, whose translation MKISKKWLSQYMDLSDMSIEEIADKITSAGLEVEGIEKMSQGSNLVIGKVISCEDHSDSDHLHVCQVDLGDKIEQIVCGAPNVAAGQKVIVARVGAKLLGGDIKAGVIRGQESNGMICSLLELGVDPHQLSEESKNGIEVLDEDAPVGNENPLGYLALDDEILDVGLTPNRNDCMAAWSMALETGAILHKEVNIPYVEGAANVGEASRLIVRSETEKCPLFLGKVINSVTIKPSPKWMQELLMAAGMKSINNVVDISNIVMLETGQPLHFYDLDAIPAQEITVKDQQRFDYTALDGESYHIEEDDIVITTEGKPIGIAGIMGGDDSKIEETTKGIIIEAAIFHHVSIRNTSRRLNLGTDASVRYQKGIEPMATFKAVDRAVQLLIEYADASGLEETKQYGSNGYTPLEFDVNLDRINVLLGTDFQQEEVMKVLDDLHLEPSVNNSDIHVKIPSYRMDLAIEADIAEEIIRILGYDRLPSTMPKMPSTVGALNRRQQLRRKYRNMLSDLGYNEAVTYSLVGKKEIEDAVMPHKDIVELAAPMSEDHKYVRDSILPSLLECVAYNQARSIKDIALFEISNVYGLGHVEERLAVAASGALQENRWQKFRMEVDFYTVKGLVEALLESIGYQGSRVVFKENHTDIVHFHPYRSAEVYLGRELLGLVGQIHPKMAQAYDITETLALEINLEVLLKNKPGKVKFTEVSKYPSISRDLAFVVKEDVKVADIISSIKKNGKLEKENIIQNVEVFDVYTGEHVEKGSKSIALSIVFQSAQRTLKDADINEIHNRILETLEKDLHAQLRA comes from the coding sequence ATGAAAATAAGTAAGAAATGGCTAAGCCAGTATATGGACTTATCCGATATGAGCATAGAGGAAATTGCGGATAAAATAACGTCTGCCGGTCTTGAGGTAGAGGGCATTGAAAAAATGAGTCAGGGAAGCAATCTGGTCATCGGTAAGGTGATAAGCTGTGAGGATCATTCGGATTCCGATCATCTGCATGTATGCCAGGTTGACCTTGGAGATAAAATTGAACAAATCGTATGCGGTGCGCCAAATGTGGCAGCCGGACAAAAGGTAATTGTGGCTCGTGTCGGAGCGAAGCTTCTGGGTGGTGACATCAAGGCAGGTGTTATCCGTGGACAGGAGTCCAATGGAATGATCTGTTCCCTGCTGGAGCTGGGCGTTGATCCGCATCAGCTGAGTGAGGAAAGCAAAAACGGCATTGAGGTGCTGGATGAGGATGCACCGGTGGGGAATGAAAATCCGCTGGGCTACCTCGCTCTGGATGATGAAATTCTGGATGTGGGATTAACACCGAATCGAAATGACTGTATGGCTGCGTGGTCCATGGCACTGGAAACAGGTGCGATTCTGCATAAGGAAGTGAATATCCCATATGTAGAGGGTGCTGCCAATGTAGGGGAAGCAAGCAGGCTGATCGTTCGCAGTGAAACAGAGAAATGTCCGCTCTTTTTGGGAAAGGTCATCAATTCCGTAACCATTAAGCCTTCACCGAAATGGATGCAGGAGCTGTTGATGGCAGCCGGAATGAAGTCAATCAACAATGTTGTTGATATCAGTAATATTGTTATGCTGGAAACAGGGCAGCCGCTGCATTTCTATGATCTTGATGCTATTCCGGCACAGGAAATCACAGTGAAGGATCAACAGCGGTTTGATTACACAGCACTGGATGGAGAAAGCTATCACATTGAAGAGGATGATATCGTCATTACGACAGAGGGGAAACCAATCGGTATTGCCGGTATCATGGGAGGTGATGATTCCAAGATTGAGGAAACGACAAAGGGAATCATTATCGAGGCAGCAATCTTCCATCACGTATCCATCCGAAACACCAGCCGCCGTTTGAATCTTGGCACGGATGCCAGTGTCCGCTATCAGAAGGGTATCGAGCCGATGGCCACCTTCAAGGCTGTGGATCGTGCAGTGCAGCTGCTGATTGAATATGCAGATGCAAGTGGATTGGAAGAAACCAAGCAGTATGGCAGCAACGGCTATACACCGTTGGAATTTGATGTGAATCTGGATCGCATCAATGTTCTACTTGGCACGGATTTCCAGCAGGAAGAGGTTATGAAGGTACTGGATGATCTGCATCTGGAGCCGTCTGTTAACAATTCGGATATTCATGTGAAAATCCCAAGCTATCGAATGGATCTGGCAATCGAGGCCGATATCGCAGAGGAAATCATCCGCATTCTGGGATATGACCGTCTGCCAAGTACAATGCCGAAGATGCCTTCCACTGTCGGAGCGCTGAACAGACGCCAGCAGCTGCGCAGAAAATACAGAAATATGCTTTCTGATCTGGGCTACAATGAAGCGGTTACCTATTCTCTGGTTGGGAAAAAGGAAATCGAGGATGCAGTCATGCCGCACAAGGACATTGTCGAGCTGGCAGCTCCGATGAGTGAGGATCACAAATATGTACGGGATTCCATTCTGCCGAGTCTGCTGGAGTGTGTGGCTTATAATCAGGCGCGTTCCATCAAGGATATTGCATTGTTTGAAATCAGCAATGTCTATGGATTGGGACACGTGGAGGAACGTCTGGCTGTGGCAGCAAGCGGTGCTCTGCAGGAAAACCGCTGGCAGAAATTCCGCATGGAGGTGGATTTCTATACCGTGAAGGGACTGGTCGAGGCACTTCTGGAGAGTATCGGTTATCAGGGAAGCCGTGTAGTGTTTAAGGAAAATCATACCGATATTGTACATTTCCATCCATATCGCAGTGCAGAGGTGTATCTTGGAAGAGAGCTTCTTGGACTGGTTGGTCAGATTCATCCGAAAATGGCGCAGGCCTATGATATTACAGAAACACTTGCTCTGGAAATCAATCTGGAGGTTCTCTTGAAGAACAAGCCGGGAAAGGTGAAGTTCACCGAGGTAAGCAAATATCCATCCATCAGCCGCGACCTTGCATTTGTCGTGAAGGAGGATGTTAAGGTAGCGGATATCATTAGCAGCATTAAGAAAAACGGCAAGCTGGAGAAAGAGAATATTATCCAGAATGTGGAGGTGTTTGATGTTTACACCGGAGAACATGTGGAGAAGGGAAGCAAGTCTATCGCGTTGAGCATTGTTTTCCAATCTGCACAGCGTACGCTGAAGGATGCGGATATCAATGAAATCCACAACAGGATTCTGGAAACACTGGAGAAGGATCTGCACGCACAGCTGCGAGCATAA
- a CDS encoding ribonuclease J — translation MNNNHRNNRNTAPRNNQENTKNSYNKINTERGDTLIYAMGGLGEVGKNMYCFEHENEILIIDSGVRFPEENLLGVDYVIPDYNYLVKNNRKRKVLIITHGHEDHIGGIPFLLKSVDIEAIYAPAFAVALINKKLEERRMLRSVKIIEINDRSSVKMQHFTCGFFNTTHSIPDSLGILINTPNGRIVHTGDFKFDLTPVGTNSDYQVMAYMGQIGVDLLLSDSTNSGVEDFSISEKKVAAEILDTMKKTSGRLIVATFASNVYRVSQILEAAVACGRKVIIFGRSMENVVTIGRKMGKIKVGEQHFLSPDQLGRTPANKTCIVCTGSQGEPLAALSRIANGTHRYIKLIPGDTVVFSSSPIPGNGASVNQVVNKLFRAGANVLTKSILSNLHTTGHASQEEQKLMLQLIKPKYFMPIHGEYKMLVQHKETGKETGLADDHIFTCANGDVLILRNHQVFESSWRIQADDIYVDGNDISGVSTAVLKDRTILADNGLVAAIIAIDSKENKVLCKPVIVSRGFVFIKDSQGLLREAEQIVYAALNEKMKERTTFSELKNCVRSTLEPFLYNKTHRNPIVIPVIINSKTAMAAMAQARAARATKRPAKKKEPQNAQS, via the coding sequence ATGAATAACAATCATCGAAATAATCGCAACACTGCACCGAGAAACAATCAGGAGAATACAAAGAACAGTTATAATAAAATCAATACGGAACGCGGAGACACTCTCATCTATGCTATGGGAGGACTGGGCGAGGTCGGTAAAAATATGTACTGCTTTGAACACGAGAATGAGATACTGATTATCGATTCTGGTGTTCGTTTTCCTGAGGAAAACCTTCTCGGTGTTGACTATGTCATTCCGGATTACAACTATCTGGTAAAAAATAACCGCAAGCGAAAGGTTCTGATCATCACCCATGGTCACGAGGATCACATCGGCGGGATCCCGTTTTTGTTAAAAAGCGTGGATATTGAGGCAATCTATGCCCCTGCCTTTGCAGTGGCACTGATCAACAAAAAGCTGGAGGAGCGCAGAATGCTGCGCAGTGTGAAAATCATTGAAATCAATGATCGCAGCTCGGTTAAGATGCAGCATTTCACATGCGGCTTCTTCAATACGACTCACTCCATTCCCGATTCTCTGGGAATTTTGATCAACACGCCGAACGGACGCATCGTTCATACCGGCGATTTCAAATTTGACCTAACCCCGGTCGGCACCAATTCCGATTATCAGGTCATGGCGTATATGGGACAGATCGGTGTCGATCTGCTGCTGAGCGATTCCACCAATTCCGGTGTGGAGGATTTCTCCATTTCCGAGAAAAAGGTGGCAGCGGAAATTCTCGATACGATGAAAAAAACAAGCGGACGGCTCATCGTCGCAACCTTCGCTTCCAATGTATACCGTGTATCCCAGATTCTGGAGGCTGCAGTTGCCTGCGGAAGAAAGGTGATCATCTTTGGACGAAGCATGGAAAATGTTGTGACGATCGGACGCAAAATGGGTAAAATCAAGGTTGGCGAGCAGCATTTCCTTAGTCCGGATCAGCTGGGACGCACACCGGCAAACAAAACCTGTATTGTATGTACCGGAAGTCAGGGAGAGCCTTTGGCCGCCCTGTCACGGATTGCGAATGGAACTCACCGCTACATCAAGCTGATTCCAGGCGATACGGTTGTCTTTTCCTCCAGTCCGATTCCGGGCAACGGAGCAAGCGTCAATCAGGTGGTCAACAAGCTGTTTCGCGCCGGTGCCAATGTACTGACAAAATCCATCCTGAGCAATCTGCATACAACAGGACATGCCTCTCAGGAGGAACAGAAGCTGATGCTGCAGCTGATCAAGCCGAAATACTTTATGCCGATTCACGGCGAATACAAAATGCTGGTGCAGCATAAGGAAACCGGAAAGGAAACCGGACTGGCGGATGATCACATCTTCACCTGTGCAAACGGTGATGTTCTGATACTGCGCAATCATCAGGTGTTTGAAAGCAGCTGGCGAATTCAGGCGGATGATATATATGTTGACGGCAATGACATCAGCGGTGTATCCACAGCCGTCCTAAAGGACCGAACCATTCTGGCTGACAACGGTCTGGTTGCCGCTATCATTGCGATAGATTCCAAGGAAAACAAGGTGCTGTGCAAGCCGGTCATCGTTTCCCGGGGCTTTGTCTTCATCAAGGATTCACAGGGTCTGCTGCGCGAAGCTGAGCAGATCGTGTATGCGGCTTTAAATGAGAAAATGAAGGAACGCACCACCTTCTCCGAGCTGAAGAACTGTGTGCGCTCGACACTGGAGCCGTTCCTGTATAACAAGACGCATCGTAATCCGATCGTCATCCCTGTCATTATCAATTCCAAGACGGCAATGGCTGCCATGGCACAGGCCAGAGCTGCCAGAGCAACCAAGCGTCCGGCGAAAAAGAAGGAACCGCAGAACGCACAATCCTAG
- a CDS encoding type IV pilus twitching motility protein PilT, with translation MNDLLEGMIAYAREHSCSDIHLNVGGPAMIRANGVLREYPAFIKDTQTTEMILSMVDERLMEDFKQGKDLDFTYVSKGENRQRVNVYRQQDKLCAAIRIINNTILTLDELLMPDILKQLAMEPRGLVLVTGPTGSGKSTTLAAVMDYINERRNCHILTIEDPVEYVYQRKQALIHQREIGRDVDSFDTALRSAMREDPDVILVGEMRDYETIAAVVTLAETGHLVFSTLHTIGAAKTIDRIIDVFPPHRQEQIRMQVSGILKAVITQQLLPKRDGSGRIAALEVMIGTDAISSMIRENKVHQINSIIQTGMREGMQSLNFALARLVRNGMVTREVAEKYSDDPQELKQYLQ, from the coding sequence ATGAACGATTTACTGGAAGGTATGATTGCCTATGCCAGAGAGCATAGCTGCAGTGATATCCATTTGAATGTCGGTGGTCCCGCCATGATTCGGGCAAATGGCGTGCTGCGGGAATATCCCGCATTCATCAAGGATACACAGACGACAGAGATGATCCTTTCTATGGTGGATGAGCGGTTGATGGAGGATTTTAAACAGGGGAAGGATCTGGACTTTACCTATGTCAGCAAGGGAGAGAACCGGCAGAGAGTGAATGTATACCGCCAGCAGGATAAGCTCTGTGCAGCGATTCGTATCATCAATAATACGATTCTGACACTGGATGAGCTGCTGATGCCGGATATTTTGAAGCAGCTCGCTATGGAGCCGCGCGGTCTTGTACTGGTGACCGGACCTACCGGCAGTGGTAAATCCACGACGCTGGCAGCTGTTATGGACTATATCAATGAACGCAGAAACTGTCATATACTTACGATTGAGGATCCGGTGGAATACGTGTATCAGCGTAAGCAGGCGCTTATTCATCAACGGGAAATCGGTCGGGATGTGGACAGCTTTGATACAGCGCTTCGCAGTGCCATGCGTGAGGATCCGGATGTCATTCTGGTGGGAGAGATGCGTGACTATGAAACAATTGCAGCTGTCGTTACACTGGCAGAGACCGGACACCTGGTGTTTTCCACTCTGCACACCATCGGGGCAGCAAAGACAATTGACCGTATCATCGACGTATTTCCACCTCACCGTCAGGAGCAGATCCGTATGCAGGTTTCCGGTATACTGAAAGCTGTAATTACGCAGCAGCTGCTTCCAAAACGTGATGGCAGCGGACGAATTGCCGCGCTGGAGGTTATGATTGGAACAGATGCGATCAGCAGCATGATTCGAGAGAATAAGGTCCATCAGATCAATTCCATTATACAGACAGGGATGCGTGAGGGAATGCAGTCTTTGAACTTTGCTTTGGCACGTCTGGTGCGAAACGGCATGGTGACAAGGGAAGTGGCAGAGAAATACAGCGATGATCCGCAGGAGCTGAAGCAGTATCTGCAATAG
- the tadA gene encoding Flp pilus assembly complex ATPase component TadA, with translation MKNIPIGEVLKDYGYINEEQLQRALAEQKKDRSKRLGQHLIDLGFISENQMLKALSDKLNEPMVDLNEEKIEVDAVAKIPKALAQKYNLIAISENNGRLTVVTSDPLNFYGIEDVRLVTGMNISVCLCEKAAIDRAIDYYYAEIKAREAANVANENVVSFEFDDTELYNSEEDDTPVVKLFNSLLTRGYNANASDIHIEPFEDKTMVRMRIDGMIVDYVQLAKNLHQSLIVRIKIVSNMDIAEKRVPQDGHFLTTIEGIRMNLRVSVIPTVYGEKAVLRFLNSNTPILNEKQYGMNADNYAKMCRMMEMPHGIIYITGPTGSGKTTTLYMILETLAKRQVNIATIEDPVEKNIERVNQMQINTMAGLTFERGLRALLRQDPDIILVGETRDAETASISVRAAITGHLVLSSLHTNDAISSIVRLEDMGIEPYLIANSLVGSVSQRLVRTICPHCREKLKATELERQVLGKEIEYVYRGAGCHHCNQTGYKGRTAVHEIILIDKEMRRMISSHRDIDDIYAYVKKSQQLHTLKDEAVELVINGQTTMDELYKITAYSD, from the coding sequence ATGAAAAATATACCAATAGGTGAAGTGCTGAAGGATTACGGTTATATCAATGAAGAACAGCTGCAGAGGGCACTTGCAGAACAGAAAAAGGATCGTTCCAAACGGCTTGGACAGCATTTGATTGATTTAGGCTTTATCAGTGAGAATCAGATGCTGAAGGCACTGAGTGATAAACTGAATGAGCCGATGGTTGATTTGAACGAAGAAAAAATCGAAGTAGATGCTGTTGCGAAGATACCGAAAGCACTGGCGCAGAAATATAATTTGATTGCCATCAGCGAAAACAACGGGCGCCTGACGGTAGTAACAAGTGATCCTTTGAATTTCTACGGAATCGAGGATGTACGTCTGGTGACCGGCATGAATATTTCCGTATGTCTGTGTGAAAAGGCGGCAATCGACCGTGCCATTGATTACTACTATGCGGAAATCAAAGCCAGAGAAGCAGCCAATGTGGCAAATGAAAACGTTGTATCCTTTGAATTCGATGATACCGAGCTTTATAACTCGGAGGAGGATGACACACCGGTTGTTAAGCTGTTCAACAGTCTTCTGACAAGAGGCTACAATGCCAATGCCAGTGATATACACATAGAGCCGTTTGAGGATAAGACAATGGTTCGTATGCGTATTGACGGTATGATCGTGGATTATGTGCAGCTTGCGAAAAATCTGCACCAGTCGCTGATTGTCCGAATCAAAATTGTAAGCAATATGGATATTGCTGAAAAGCGTGTTCCTCAGGATGGACACTTTCTAACCACGATTGAGGGAATTCGTATGAACCTTCGTGTCTCTGTGATTCCAACTGTATATGGTGAAAAAGCTGTTCTGCGTTTTCTGAACAGCAATACGCCGATTCTGAATGAAAAGCAGTACGGCATGAATGCGGATAATTATGCGAAAATGTGTCGTATGATGGAGATGCCGCATGGAATCATCTATATTACAGGACCTACCGGAAGCGGTAAAACAACAACACTGTATATGATTCTGGAAACGCTGGCAAAACGGCAGGTGAATATAGCAACCATTGAGGATCCCGTGGAGAAGAATATCGAACGCGTGAATCAGATGCAGATCAATACCATGGCGGGACTGACCTTTGAGCGCGGACTGCGGGCATTGCTGCGGCAGGATCCGGATATTATTCTGGTCGGTGAAACACGTGATGCGGAGACGGCATCCATTTCTGTACGAGCTGCCATTACCGGACATCTGGTATTGAGCTCTCTGCATACCAATGATGCAATCAGCTCGATTGTCCGTCTGGAGGATATGGGAATTGAACCATATCTGATTGCGAATTCACTGGTTGGAAGTGTTTCACAGCGACTGGTGCGTACGATTTGTCCGCATTGCAGAGAAAAGCTGAAGGCGACAGAGCTGGAACGTCAGGTGCTGGGAAAAGAAATAGAATATGTATATCGCGGTGCAGGCTGTCATCATTGTAACCAGACAGGCTACAAGGGAAGAACGGCTGTGCATGAAATCATACTGATAGATAAGGAAATGCGGAGAATGATTTCTTCTCACAGAGATATTGATGATATCTATGCCTATGTGAAGAAATCACAGCAGCTGCATACCCTGAAGGATGAGGCTGTGGAGCTTGTAATCAATGGACAGACAACGATGGATGAACTGTATAAGATTACGGCTTACAGCGATTAG